From Mytilus edulis chromosome 9, xbMytEdul2.2, whole genome shotgun sequence, the proteins below share one genomic window:
- the LOC139488239 gene encoding uncharacterized protein, with product MSFEEFIKGASDVCYRPFTWSSKMFYSNAEDVVDQDGFTEKEYSRMLTYLGEVKIEESQSNSTPYFEVFLNNLPKQYQDICHNLIKVRLGIQESQTIDLTRFYGHSLDIYRFLLTELTSENRVKAIRTVYKVLDDATKISPVYTNISSGSKGEGLNVPGGGGGDYDLMTILEQIQINHDFSVIAEDRPILIFDNRYSYPGFTHLKIGQNRFLKELFTAWGENTFYGPLISNNRFKNYFLSRYREPDCMIHGPCISDISNAVDHLFCFRAMLWPDVADSWLIRNRSSLWPPTDVILNSVSHGILLVPIGSKFGSSEDCSFEWRISFSLQERDLIHSFNCTQVLCYTSFKYLKYDLLKESGLCSYFIKTAIFWLCEELDNNMWIPEHFVQCMHEIQRRLIYWFRYGYCPHYFITANNLFEGLLPEERKDIEVELINLFPLLVQYAFSKKFNLHFTAYKDFKELNTPFLENSKSIFILLKVIRASLSMCTLDQSISIVHKTLFRLLNNKLSYYTKGLYIILFCYANQVFQQNQHMAFHKENKRVYSSYRQCMSHFLIGTKVDAITGWLLLASYFYKIGKPLYTLKITEIILAKTREDKMLIADGYYEDVMVQYLEEVAATKWNHNMSFLNCRKSYCVDMLYNIPWSILKLEELSPDLNVKVSTIPPVIYAHVLRFVCYNANGNISLRDREIGDMIKTCRNNCFLGDWKGRATAYAILAKIYKTMGDDKSAKYWKSHSFRYLNHHPTYNVRQIPLMKHINQIWKLKVKGNFVPFEMDFTKIITYFFLH from the exons ATGTCATTTGAAGAATTCATCAAGGGAGCAAGTGATGTTTGTTATCGACCTTTCACCTGGTCTTCcaaaatgttttattctaatgcAGAGGATGTGGTAGATCAAGACGGGTTTACCGAAAAAGAATATTCTAGAATGCTGACTTATTTAGGGGAAGTAAAGATCGAAGAATCCCAATCAAATTCTACTCCTTATTTTGAAGTATTTCTGAATAACCTGCCGAAACAATATCAAGATATTTGTCACAATTTGATAAAGGTTCGACTTGGCATCCAAG agTCACAGACTATTGACCTTACACGATTTTATGGCCATTCATTGGACATCTATCGATTCCTTCTCACGGAATTGACATCGGAGAATCGTGTAAAAGCTATTAGAACCGTTTATAAAGTCTTAGATGATGCTACTAAAATATCGCCTGTGTATACGAATATTAGCAGTGGTAGTAAAGGTGAGGGTTTAAATGttcctggggggggggggggggattatgaCTTAATGACAATTCTGGAGCAAATACAAATAAACCATGATTTTTCTGTTATTGCGGAAGACCGACCCATCCTAATATTTGATAATCGTTATTCATATCCCGGTTTCACACATCTAAAAATTGGGCAAAACCGATTTTTGAAGGAACTATTTACTGCTTGGGGAGAAAATACGTTTTATGGACCTCTTATTTCAAACAATAGATTTAAGAATTATTTTCTGTCGCGATATCGTGAACCTGACTGTATGATTCATGGTCCATGTATTTCCGACATAAGTAATGCGGTTGACCATCTATTTTGCTTCCGGGCTATGTTATGGCCAGATGTTGCGGACTCGTGGTTGATAAGAAATAGATCATCATTGTGGCCACCAACTGATGTTATATTGAATTCTGTCAGTCATGGAATCTTGCTAGTACCGATTGGCAGCAAATTCGGTTCCAGTGAAGACTGTTCATTTGAATGGCGAATATCATTCTCATTACAAGAAAGAGATCTGATTCATTCATTTAACTGCACACAGGTGTTGTGCTACACATCGTTTAAGTACTTGAAATACGATCTTTTGAAAGAATCAGGCTTATGCTCTTACTTTATCAAGACGGCTATATTTTGGTTATGTGAAGAGTTAGATAACAATATGTGGATACCAGAACATTTTGTACAGTGCATGCATGAAATACAGCGTCGTCTTATTTATTGGTTTAGGTACGGATATTGTCCTCATTACTTTATAACAGCAAACAACCTATTCGAGGGACTACTTCCTGAAGAAAGAAAAGACATAGAAGTTGAATTGATTAATCTATTTCCATTGCTAGTTCAATATGCTTTctctaaaaaatttaatttacacTTCACAGCTTATAAAGATTTTAAAGAACTTAACACTCCGTTTCTTGAGAATAGTAAATCTATTTTCATATTACTTAAAGTAATCCGAGCGAGTTTGTCTATGTGCACTTTGGATCAGAGTATAAGTATAGTGCACAAAACTTTATTCAGACTTTTAAATAATAAACTTTCTTATTATACTAAAGGGTTGTATATAATATTGTTTTGCTATGCAAATCAAGTTTTCCAACAAAATCAACATATGGCATTtcataaagaaaacaaaagagtTTACTCGAGTTATAGGCAGTGTATGTCTCATTTTCTTATTGGAACTAAAGTCGACGCCATCACCGGTTGGTTATTACTCgcttcatatttttataaaattggaaAGCCTTTATACACCCTGAAGATTACAGAGATAATTCTTGCGAAAACGAGAGAAGATAAAATGTTAATTGCTGATGGTTATTACGAAGACGTTATGGTGCAATATTTAGAAGAAGTAGCTGCCACCAAATGGAACCATAACATGTCATTCCTGAACTGCAGGAAAAGTTATTGTGTCGATATGCTTTATAATATACCATGGTCTATTCTAAAGCTTGAAGAATTATCGCCCGATTTAAATGTTAAAGTTAGCACTATTCCGCCAGTTATATATGCACATGTTCTACGTTTTGTGTGTTATAATGCTAATGGCAACATCTCTTTAAGGGACAGAGAAATAGGCGATATGATTAAAACCTGCCGCAATAATTGTTTTCTTGGAGATTGGAAGGGGAGGGCTACTGCATATGCAATACTAGCCAAGATTTATAAAACAATGGGCGACGATAAATCTGCAAAATATTGGAAATCGCATTCGTTCAGATACTTGAATCATCACCCTACATATAATGTCCGGCAGATTCCGTTGATGAAGCACATCAATCAAATTTGGAAGCTTAAGGTCAAGGGAAACTTTGTACCTTTTGAAATGgattttacaaaaattataacctatttttttttgcattaa